The following are from one region of the Cetobacterium somerae genome:
- a CDS encoding YjjW family glycine radical enzyme activase: MGLKAKINKIIKFSNVDGPGNRMAIFFQGCNFNCEYCHNPETINICKECYKCVEVCPSKALEIYNSKIIWNKNLCCECDQCTKICKFDSSPKVNEYTVEDLLAEIGKVKAFIKGITVSGGESTLQYKFIARLFSEVKKKWPNLTCFVDTNGSLNLDNIEYKELVENTDFFMLDVKAWNNSEHLLLTGKEVNSVIKNLYFLRDIGKLFEVRSVIVENRLDNRLIVENVAKAISNKDIRYKIIKYRHFGVREEMKSNLFSPTGIELEELEKLAQKNGAKNTLII; this comes from the coding sequence GTGGGATTGAAGGCAAAAATAAATAAAATTATAAAATTTTCCAATGTTGATGGTCCAGGAAATAGAATGGCTATATTTTTCCAAGGATGTAATTTTAATTGTGAATATTGTCATAATCCAGAGACAATAAATATTTGTAAAGAGTGCTATAAATGTGTTGAAGTTTGTCCATCAAAAGCTTTAGAAATATATAATTCTAAAATAATTTGGAATAAAAATTTATGCTGTGAATGTGATCAATGTACAAAAATTTGTAAATTTGATTCATCTCCTAAAGTAAATGAGTATACGGTTGAAGATTTGTTAGCTGAAATAGGTAAAGTAAAAGCTTTTATAAAAGGAATAACAGTAAGTGGCGGAGAAAGTACTTTACAGTATAAGTTTATAGCTAGACTTTTTTCTGAAGTAAAAAAGAAATGGCCTAATTTAACTTGTTTTGTGGATACAAATGGAAGTTTAAATTTAGATAATATTGAATATAAAGAGTTAGTAGAAAATACAGATTTTTTTATGTTAGATGTAAAAGCTTGGAATAATAGTGAACATTTACTTTTAACAGGAAAAGAAGTTAATTCAGTTATAAAAAACTTATATTTTTTAAGAGATATAGGAAAGCTATTTGAAGTAAGAAGTGTTATAGTTGAAAATAGATTAGATAATAGATTAATTGTTGAAAATGTTGCTAAAGCTATATCTAATAAAGATATTAGATATAAGATAATAAAATACAGACATTTTGGAGTAAGAGAAGAGATGAAGAGCAACTTATTCTCTCCAACTGGTATTGAATTAGAAGAATTGGAAAAATTAGCTCAAAAAAATGGAGCAAAAAACACCCTAATTATTTAG
- a CDS encoding YjjI family glycine radical enzyme yields MILETIKSQKITFEQKVVTLARLAEGSIEVLNKSEALKKYIEDGIICDLFEGNAPYRPRYIVPDYNIFMEQGSKFLNLEKPTNIWEAIHGLLILYKHVPSITTMPVYLGNIDYLLEPFIKDEVEAYLAIKLFLKHIDSTITDSFCHANIGPKETKAGILILRAMRELELPTPNLTIKYTEETTDKIAVEAIKTALVTAKPSFANDKIFRADFKGEYGIVSCYNGLKVGGGANTLVRVRLGALSKLANSKEDFFARVLPEVSKEMLEYIDERSKFIIEESGFYESSFLIKEGLLEKEKFTGLFGFVGLAECVNNLLGATEKQDRFGYSEKANKLGLEIVEAMSKLIAAHKTKYAGEFFGNTHLLHSQVGIDTDRNESPGCRIPVGEEPEIFDHIVQSAPFHQYCPSGIGDIFVFDETYKSNPEAILDIIKGAFETEMRFFSLYSDTCDVVRVTGYLVKKSEIEKLDKGEQVLRDTTILGKGARDNAKALGRKLRSE; encoded by the coding sequence ATGATATTAGAAACAATAAAGAGTCAAAAAATAACTTTTGAGCAAAAAGTTGTGACCCTAGCAAGATTAGCCGAAGGTAGTATAGAGGTTTTGAATAAAAGTGAAGCCTTAAAAAAATATATAGAAGATGGAATTATATGTGATTTATTTGAAGGTAATGCACCTTATAGACCAAGATATATTGTTCCAGATTATAATATTTTTATGGAGCAAGGAAGTAAGTTTTTAAACTTAGAAAAGCCAACAAATATATGGGAAGCTATACATGGTTTACTAATTCTTTATAAACACGTTCCATCGATAACGACTATGCCTGTTTACTTAGGGAATATTGACTATTTATTAGAACCTTTTATTAAAGATGAAGTGGAAGCATATTTAGCAATAAAATTATTTTTAAAACATATAGATTCAACAATAACTGATTCATTTTGTCATGCTAATATTGGACCGAAAGAAACAAAGGCTGGAATATTAATATTAAGAGCTATGAGAGAGCTTGAATTACCAACACCAAATTTAACAATAAAATATACTGAAGAAACAACAGATAAAATTGCAGTAGAAGCGATTAAAACAGCATTAGTAACAGCTAAACCAAGTTTTGCTAATGATAAAATCTTTAGAGCAGATTTTAAAGGAGAATACGGAATCGTTAGTTGCTATAATGGATTAAAAGTAGGTGGTGGAGCGAATACTTTAGTTAGGGTAAGATTAGGAGCTCTATCAAAGCTAGCTAATTCAAAAGAGGACTTTTTTGCAAGAGTTTTACCTGAAGTGTCAAAAGAAATGTTAGAATATATAGATGAAAGATCTAAATTTATTATAGAAGAAAGTGGATTTTATGAAAGTAGTTTCTTAATAAAAGAGGGACTTTTAGAAAAGGAAAAATTTACAGGATTATTTGGTTTTGTTGGATTAGCTGAATGTGTAAATAATCTTTTAGGTGCAACAGAAAAACAAGATAGATTTGGATATTCAGAAAAAGCAAATAAATTAGGACTTGAAATAGTAGAAGCTATGTCAAAACTAATAGCAGCTCATAAGACAAAGTATGCTGGAGAGTTCTTTGGAAATACTCATTTACTACACTCACAAGTTGGAATAGATACTGATAGAAATGAAAGTCCAGGATGTAGAATTCCAGTTGGAGAGGAACCAGAAATATTTGATCACATAGTTCAATCAGCTCCATTCCATCAATATTGTCCAAGTGGAATTGGCGATATATTTGTGTTTGATGAGACATATAAGTCAAATCCAGAGGCTATCTTAGATATAATAAAGGGAGCTTTTGAAACTGAAATGAGATTTTTCTCATTGTATAGTGATACTTGTGATGTAGTTAGAGTAACAGGATACCTTGTAAAAAAATCAGAAATTGAAAAGTTAGATAAAGGTGAGCAAGTATTAAGAGATACAACTATTTTAGGAAAAGGTGCTAGAGATAATGCTAAAGCTTTAGGAAGAAAATTGAGAAGTGAGTAA